Proteins encoded in a region of the Streptomyces violaceoruber genome:
- a CDS encoding glycoside hydrolase family 15 protein: protein MHPHIEDYALIGDQQTAALVSADGSVDWLCLPRFDSAACFAKLLGDEDNGHWRIAPEGAERCTRRAYRRDTLVLDTEWETEDGAVRVTDLMPQRDRAPDLVRIVEGLSGEVTVRSVLRLRFDHGSIVPWVRRSDGHRVAVAGPDSAWLRSEPEVHSWGQDFGTHAEFTVAAGEKVAFVLTWHPSHEPRPPLIDPYMSLEHSVEDWREWAARCRYDGPHRDAVVRSLITLKALTYQPTGGIVAAPTTSLPEEPGGVRNWDYRFCWLRDSTLTLGALLSAGYLEEAEAWRDWLLRAVAGNPADLQIMYGVAGERRLPEYELPWLSGFAGSAPVRIGNDAVNQLQLDVYGEVMDSLSLARLAGMRPRPQMWELQCALMEFLATAWREPDEGLWEVRGGRRQFVHSKVMTWVALDRAVRTLEDRPELGGGDLDGWRALRDEVHREVCEKGYDPVRNTFTQYYGSRELDASVLLIPRVGFLPPDDPRVVGTVDAIGAELARDGLVRRYSTEGDPVDGLPGGEGTFLVCSFWYADALHATGRTKEARELFERLVGLANDVGLLAEEYDPVAGHQLGNFPQAFSHVGLVNTALALFGGEEAG, encoded by the coding sequence GTGCACCCCCACATCGAGGACTACGCGCTCATCGGCGACCAGCAGACGGCGGCCCTGGTCTCCGCAGACGGCTCCGTGGACTGGCTCTGCCTGCCCCGCTTCGACTCGGCCGCCTGCTTCGCCAAGCTGCTCGGCGACGAGGACAACGGCCACTGGCGCATCGCCCCCGAGGGCGCCGAACGCTGCACACGGCGTGCCTACCGGCGGGACACCCTGGTCCTGGACACCGAGTGGGAGACCGAGGACGGTGCGGTCCGCGTCACCGACCTGATGCCCCAGCGCGACCGGGCCCCCGATCTCGTCCGCATCGTGGAGGGCCTGAGCGGCGAGGTCACCGTGCGCAGCGTGCTCCGGCTGCGCTTCGACCACGGCTCGATCGTGCCGTGGGTGCGCCGGTCCGACGGGCACCGGGTGGCTGTCGCCGGACCCGACTCGGCGTGGCTGCGCAGCGAGCCCGAGGTGCACAGCTGGGGCCAGGACTTCGGGACGCACGCCGAGTTCACCGTCGCCGCGGGCGAGAAGGTCGCGTTCGTGCTGACCTGGCACCCCTCGCACGAGCCCCGGCCGCCGCTGATCGACCCGTACATGTCGCTGGAGCACAGCGTGGAGGACTGGCGCGAGTGGGCGGCACGCTGCCGCTACGACGGCCCGCACCGCGACGCCGTGGTCCGCTCCCTGATCACGCTGAAGGCACTCACGTACCAGCCCACCGGGGGCATCGTGGCCGCCCCCACCACCTCGCTGCCCGAGGAGCCGGGCGGTGTGCGCAACTGGGACTACCGCTTCTGCTGGCTGCGCGACTCCACGCTCACCCTGGGCGCCCTGCTGTCGGCGGGCTACCTGGAGGAGGCGGAGGCCTGGCGCGACTGGCTGCTGCGCGCGGTCGCGGGCAACCCGGCGGACCTGCAGATCATGTACGGCGTCGCGGGCGAGCGGCGGCTGCCCGAGTACGAGCTGCCGTGGCTGTCCGGCTTCGCCGGTTCCGCGCCCGTGCGCATCGGCAACGACGCGGTGAACCAGCTCCAGCTGGACGTGTACGGCGAGGTCATGGACTCCCTGTCGCTGGCCCGGCTGGCCGGGATGCGCCCCCGGCCGCAGATGTGGGAGTTGCAGTGCGCCCTGATGGAGTTCCTGGCCACGGCGTGGCGGGAGCCGGACGAGGGGCTGTGGGAGGTGCGGGGCGGGCGCCGGCAGTTCGTGCACTCGAAGGTGATGACGTGGGTGGCCCTGGACCGGGCGGTGCGCACGCTGGAGGACCGTCCCGAGCTGGGCGGCGGTGACCTCGACGGCTGGCGGGCGCTGCGCGACGAGGTGCACCGCGAGGTGTGCGAGAAGGGCTACGACCCGGTGCGCAACACCTTCACCCAGTACTACGGCTCGCGGGAGCTGGACGCCTCGGTGCTGCTCATCCCGCGCGTGGGCTTCCTGCCGCCGGACGACCCGCGGGTGGTCGGCACGGTCGACGCGATCGGCGCGGAGCTGGCCCGGGACGGCCTGGTGCGGCGCTACAGCACCGAGGGCGATCCCGTGGACGGCCTGCCGGGCGGCGAGGGGACGTTCCTAGTGTGCTCGTTCTGGTACGCGGACGCGCTGCACGCGACCGGCCGGACGAAGGAGGCCCGGGAGCTGTTCGAGCGGCTGGTGGGGCTCGCCAACGACGTGGGGCTGCTGGCCGAGGAGTACGACCCGGTGGCCGGACACCAGCTCGGCAACTTCCCGCAGGCCTTCAGCCACGTCGGCCTGGTGAACACGGCCCTCGCCCTGTTCGGGGGCGAGGAGGCAGGATAG
- a CDS encoding DEDDh family exonuclease, with protein MLEDRTTAAPSATAWPAAYPQGYAVVDVETTGLARDDRIISAAVYRLDARGEVEDHWYTLVNPQRDPGPVWIHGLTSDVLRDAPLFPDVAEEFAARLDGRVLVAHNAVFDWQMIAREYARAEREAPVRQRLCTIALSKALDLPLPNHKLESLAAHFGVVQQRAHHALDDARVLAEAFRPSLLAAAAGDVRLPLHECRPLTEWSDRPAPRIGQQAGYGSYRPTSWRPSRKRPACPHPNPGRYEEGKRLKQGMRVAFSGDTSVERDLLEDRAVEAGLHVATSLSRLTSLLVTNDPDSGTSKVVKARQFGTPVVDEAAFGQLLADVEPADG; from the coding sequence ATGCTCGAAGACCGCACGACCGCAGCGCCGTCCGCCACGGCGTGGCCGGCCGCGTATCCCCAGGGTTACGCGGTCGTCGACGTGGAGACCACCGGCCTGGCCCGCGACGACCGCATCATCTCGGCGGCCGTCTACCGGCTGGACGCCCGCGGCGAGGTCGAGGACCACTGGTACACCCTGGTCAATCCGCAGCGCGATCCGGGCCCGGTGTGGATACACGGTCTGACCAGCGACGTGCTCCGGGACGCACCGCTCTTCCCGGACGTCGCCGAGGAGTTCGCGGCCCGGCTCGACGGGCGGGTCCTCGTCGCGCACAACGCGGTCTTCGACTGGCAGATGATCGCCCGTGAGTACGCGCGCGCGGAGCGCGAGGCACCGGTGCGTCAACGCCTGTGCACCATCGCGCTGTCCAAGGCGCTGGACCTGCCGCTGCCCAACCACAAGCTGGAGTCGCTGGCCGCGCACTTCGGCGTCGTGCAGCAGCGGGCGCACCACGCGCTGGACGACGCCCGGGTGCTGGCGGAGGCGTTCCGGCCGAGTCTGCTCGCCGCGGCGGCCGGGGACGTGCGGCTGCCGCTGCACGAGTGCCGGCCGCTGACCGAGTGGTCGGACCGGCCCGCGCCCCGGATCGGGCAGCAGGCGGGCTACGGGAGCTACCGGCCGACCAGTTGGCGCCCCTCCCGTAAAAGGCCCGCATGCCCCCATCCCAACCCGGGCCGGTACGAAGAGGGCAAACGGCTCAAGCAGGGCATGCGGGTCGCCTTCTCGGGTGACACCTCCGTCGAGCGCGACCTGCTGGAGGACCGCGCCGTCGAGGCGGGACTGCACGTCGCGACCAGTCTGTCCCGGCTGACCAGCCTGCTGGTCACCAACGATCCGGACTCGGGCACCTCCAAGGTGGTCAAGGCCCGCCAGTTCGGGACTCCGGTGGTGGACGAGGCGGCCTTCGGACAACTGCTCGCGGACGTCGAGCCTGCGGACGGGTGA
- a CDS encoding SURF1 family cytochrome oxidase biogenesis protein produces the protein MYRFLLSRQWVILTLLAVLLIPTMIKLGFWQMHRYEERTARNDLVAHALEAPPVPVESLTAPGEKITTRERYRTVTAKGRFDTDREVVVRRRTDGDDNIGYHVLTPFVLNDGKVLLVNRGWIPADGPSQTAFPKVPAPPRGELTLTGRLMPDETTEASGIKDLEGLPDRQIMLINSEQQAERLDARVLGGYVVLKTPEPKNDTPEPIGGPGNENAALNFAYAIQWWLFAAAVPVGWWFLVRREKRDREAAEDVEPAEAEPVTV, from the coding sequence GTGTACCGCTTCCTGTTGTCCCGCCAGTGGGTGATCCTCACGCTGCTCGCCGTGCTGCTCATCCCCACGATGATCAAGCTGGGCTTCTGGCAGATGCACCGCTACGAGGAGCGCACCGCCCGGAACGACCTGGTCGCGCACGCGCTCGAGGCGCCACCGGTGCCCGTGGAGTCGCTGACCGCACCCGGCGAGAAGATCACCACGCGCGAGCGGTACCGCACCGTCACCGCGAAGGGCCGCTTCGACACGGACCGCGAGGTCGTGGTCCGCCGCCGCACCGACGGCGACGACAACATCGGCTACCACGTACTGACCCCGTTCGTGCTGAACGACGGCAAGGTCCTGCTGGTCAACCGGGGCTGGATCCCCGCGGACGGCCCGAGCCAGACCGCGTTCCCGAAGGTCCCCGCACCGCCCCGGGGCGAACTGACCCTCACCGGCCGGCTGATGCCCGACGAGACGACCGAGGCGAGCGGCATCAAGGACCTCGAAGGTCTCCCGGACCGGCAGATCATGCTCATCAACAGCGAGCAGCAGGCCGAGCGCCTGGACGCCCGGGTGCTCGGCGGGTACGTGGTCCTGAAGACTCCCGAGCCCAAGAACGACACCCCGGAGCCCATCGGCGGGCCCGGCAACGAGAACGCCGCGCTGAACTTCGCCTACGCCATCCAGTGGTGGCTGTTCGCCGCGGCCGTTCCGGTCGGCTGGTGGTTCCTGGTCCGCCGGGAGAAGCGCGACCGGGAGGCCGCCGAGGACGTGGAGCCCGCGGAGGCGGAACCCGTGACGGTGTAG
- a CDS encoding enoyl-CoA hydratase/isomerase family protein — MASPAHDPGPALDQDGVRLTVDDAIATVTLTNPAKRNAQSPALWRALAEAGRRLPGSVRAVVLRAEGKSFSAGLDRQAFTPEGFDGEPSFIDLARGADAELDATIAEYQEAFTWWRRSDLVSVAAVQGHAIGAGFQLALACDLRVVADDVQFAMRETSLGLVPDLTGTHPLVSLVGYARALEICATGRFVAAEEAVSTGLANLAVPADQLDPAVHDLVSAILAAPRDAVVETKALLQGAQTRDYEAQRTAERAAQGRRLRDLAGLGE; from the coding sequence ATGGCTTCGCCCGCCCACGACCCCGGTCCCGCACTCGACCAGGACGGCGTGCGGCTCACCGTCGACGACGCGATCGCCACGGTGACGCTGACCAACCCGGCCAAGCGCAACGCGCAGAGCCCCGCTCTGTGGCGGGCGCTCGCCGAGGCCGGCCGGCGGCTGCCGGGCTCCGTCCGCGCCGTGGTGCTGCGGGCCGAGGGCAAGTCCTTCTCGGCCGGGCTCGACCGGCAGGCGTTCACGCCCGAGGGCTTCGACGGCGAACCGTCGTTCATCGACCTCGCACGGGGCGCCGACGCCGAGCTGGACGCGACCATCGCCGAGTACCAGGAGGCGTTCACCTGGTGGCGGCGCAGCGACCTGGTGTCGGTCGCCGCCGTGCAGGGGCACGCCATCGGGGCGGGCTTCCAGCTGGCCCTCGCCTGCGACCTGCGGGTCGTCGCGGACGACGTGCAGTTCGCCATGCGCGAGACCAGCCTGGGGCTGGTGCCGGACCTGACGGGCACGCATCCCCTGGTGTCCCTGGTCGGGTACGCCCGCGCGCTGGAGATCTGCGCCACCGGGCGCTTCGTCGCGGCCGAGGAGGCCGTGAGCACCGGCCTGGCCAACCTCGCCGTGCCCGCGGACCAGCTCGACCCCGCCGTGCACGACCTGGTGTCCGCGATCCTGGCCGCACCGCGCGACGCGGTCGTCGAGACCAAGGCGCTGCTCCAGGGCGCCCAGACGCGGGACTACGAGGCCCAGCGCACCGCCGAACGGGCCGCGCAGGGACGCCGGCTGCGTGACCTGGCGGGGCTCGGGGAGTAG
- a CDS encoding helix-turn-helix domain-containing protein → MAETLKKGSRVTGAARDKLAADLKKKYDAGASIRALAEETGRSYGFVHRMLSESGVTLRGRGGATRGKKATSA, encoded by the coding sequence GTGGCCGAGACTCTGAAGAAGGGCAGCCGGGTTACCGGCGCCGCGCGCGACAAGCTCGCGGCAGACCTGAAGAAGAAGTACGACGCCGGTGCAAGCATCCGGGCGTTGGCCGAGGAAACCGGCCGCTCGTATGGCTTTGTGCACCGCATGCTCAGCGAGTCGGGCGTCACGCTCCGAGGGCGTGGCGGGGCTACCCGGGGCAAGAAGGCCACTTCGGCCTGA
- a CDS encoding alpha/beta hydrolase family protein, whose protein sequence is MRTVTATAAAVTAALATGVASVAAGRLASDAALKAPPGRPLPTEPRLTVHGTAAGQITLTRHLAALRPGRYGLAGDGSHAVLGPVLDTAEHGADTVVRRLERVTHGTLATGDRAWFTPNLYVGNPGTALDLEYADVEVPGELGPLPAWFLPGARPTWIVAVHGLAATREHALNLIAPLHRRNVPVLALAYRGDVGAPPSPDGLHHFGETEWRDVDAAVRYALDHGARQVVLLGWSTGATMALRTAALSGVRERIAGLVLDSPVLSWETTLRALAAARRTPGALLPLAVRAAQGRAGLHADRDTGTAGLHRPAVPTLIFHGPGDEVAPWRLSRRLADTHPRLVALHTVRDAPHGAMWNADPADYEETLRRFMTPLV, encoded by the coding sequence ATGCGCACTGTCACCGCAACGGCAGCCGCCGTCACCGCAGCACTGGCGACCGGAGTGGCGAGCGTCGCCGCCGGCCGGCTCGCCAGCGACGCCGCGCTCAAGGCGCCCCCCGGCCGGCCCCTGCCCACCGAGCCCCGGCTCACCGTGCACGGGACCGCCGCCGGGCAGATCACCCTCACCCGGCACCTGGCCGCCCTGCGCCCCGGCCGGTACGGGCTCGCCGGCGACGGCTCCCACGCCGTCCTCGGCCCCGTCCTGGACACCGCCGAGCACGGCGCCGACACCGTCGTACGCCGCCTCGAACGCGTCACGCACGGCACCCTCGCGACCGGCGACCGGGCGTGGTTCACCCCCAACCTGTACGTCGGGAACCCGGGCACGGCCCTCGACCTCGAGTACGCCGACGTCGAGGTCCCGGGGGAACTCGGCCCGCTCCCGGCCTGGTTCCTGCCCGGGGCCCGGCCGACCTGGATCGTCGCCGTGCACGGCCTGGCCGCCACCCGCGAACACGCGCTGAACCTGATCGCCCCCCTGCACCGCCGCAACGTCCCGGTGCTCGCCCTCGCCTACCGCGGCGACGTCGGCGCACCGCCCTCGCCCGACGGCCTGCACCACTTCGGCGAGACCGAGTGGCGCGACGTGGACGCGGCCGTCCGCTACGCCCTCGACCACGGCGCCCGCCAGGTCGTCCTGCTCGGCTGGTCCACCGGCGCCACCATGGCGCTGCGCACCGCCGCGCTCTCCGGCGTGCGCGAGCGCATCGCGGGGCTCGTCCTGGACTCACCGGTGCTCAGCTGGGAGACCACCCTGCGCGCCCTGGCCGCCGCCCGCCGCACCCCCGGCGCGCTCCTGCCGCTCGCCGTCCGGGCCGCGCAGGGCCGCGCCGGGCTGCACGCCGACCGGGACACCGGCACCGCCGGTCTGCACCGCCCGGCCGTGCCCACCCTGATCTTCCACGGCCCCGGCGACGAAGTGGCCCCCTGGCGCCTCTCCCGCCGCCTCGCCGACACGCACCCGCGCCTGGTCGCCCTCCACACCGTCCGGGACGCCCCGCACGGCGCCATGTGGAACGCCGACCCCGCGGACTACGAGGAGACCCTCCGCCGCTTCATGACCCCGCTGGTGTGA
- a CDS encoding Asp23/Gls24 family envelope stress response protein produces MSDMESNRSGQDTIETSGTAKGQTIRRGGGDPGTRGRTTIADGVVEKITGMAARDVSGVHAMGSGMSRTFGAVRDRVPGGTKSGVTRGVKAEVGEKQTALDLEIVVEYGVSIADVARDVRENVVAAVERMTGLEVVEVNIAVSDVKLPDEEDEEPEPRIR; encoded by the coding sequence ATGAGCGACATGGAGAGCAACCGGAGCGGGCAGGACACGATCGAGACCTCCGGTACGGCCAAGGGCCAGACGATTCGGCGCGGCGGCGGAGACCCCGGCACCCGGGGACGCACCACGATCGCCGACGGCGTCGTCGAGAAGATCACCGGAATGGCGGCACGCGACGTCTCCGGTGTGCATGCGATGGGCAGCGGGATGTCGCGCACCTTCGGCGCCGTGCGCGACCGGGTGCCCGGCGGGACCAAGTCCGGGGTGACGCGCGGGGTGAAGGCCGAGGTCGGCGAGAAGCAGACCGCCCTCGATCTGGAGATCGTCGTCGAATACGGCGTGTCGATCGCGGACGTGGCCCGGGACGTGCGGGAGAACGTGGTGGCGGCGGTGGAGCGGATGACCGGTCTGGAGGTCGTCGAGGTCAACATCGCGGTGAGCGACGTGAAGCTGCCCGACGAGGAGGACGAGGAACCGGAACCCCGGATCAGGTGA
- the amaP gene encoding alkaline shock response membrane anchor protein AmaP yields MSAVLRTVNRVLTALAGLVLLALGGAVLAVGCDAPAPSWWVHQGPHDVLLSNAERTRWREAGWWWPVVIAGLAVLLLLALWWLVAVVRRRRLTEVLVDTGDGEGATLRGRALEDVVAGEADRVDGVERAGVRLTGRRDAPAARVRLLLAPHVDPGTALHDLTTRALSHARDSANLASLPAEVQLRGVKHGAERVN; encoded by the coding sequence GTGAGCGCGGTGCTCAGGACGGTGAACCGGGTACTGACGGCACTGGCGGGTCTGGTCCTGCTGGCCCTCGGCGGTGCGGTGCTGGCCGTGGGCTGCGACGCCCCGGCACCCTCCTGGTGGGTCCACCAGGGGCCGCACGACGTGCTGCTGAGCAACGCCGAACGGACCCGGTGGCGGGAGGCCGGCTGGTGGTGGCCGGTCGTCATCGCCGGGCTCGCGGTCCTGCTGCTGCTCGCCCTGTGGTGGCTGGTCGCGGTGGTACGCCGCCGCAGGCTCACCGAGGTCCTCGTCGACACCGGGGACGGCGAGGGCGCCACGCTGCGCGGCAGGGCACTGGAGGACGTCGTCGCCGGTGAGGCGGACCGCGTGGACGGCGTCGAACGGGCCGGCGTCCGGCTCACCGGCCGCCGCGACGCCCCGGCGGCCCGCGTCCGGCTGCTCCTGGCTCCCCACGTGGACCCCGGCACGGCCCTGCACGACCTCACCACCCGGGCCCTGTCCCACGCCCGTGACTCGGCGAACCTCGCCTCCCTCCCGGCGGAGGTCCAGCTCCGTGGCGTCAAGCACGGGGCCGAACGGGTCAACTGA
- a CDS encoding DUF6286 domain-containing protein, with translation MSEPQGSGTGEGSTQRLPVVERGTHPGAAPSPDQHEPGPPDASGSGRAGRFWSVRRVPAGLVALLLLLLAGAFLYDVAAVRAGRSALGWRRDLARQLAERPVDDTWVLVGAGVAAALGLWLLVLALTPGLRRVLPMRRTHPDVRAGLHRDAAATVLRDRAMEVSGVQSARVRMRRRRARVRALSHFRELDDVRADLDGVLDDAVRGLGLARPPAVSLRVARPGRKG, from the coding sequence ATGAGCGAGCCGCAGGGCTCCGGGACGGGAGAGGGCAGCACCCAGCGCCTGCCCGTCGTGGAACGCGGCACCCATCCGGGTGCGGCACCGTCGCCGGACCAGCACGAGCCCGGGCCCCCGGACGCGTCCGGGAGCGGACGTGCGGGCCGTTTCTGGTCCGTGCGCCGAGTCCCCGCCGGCCTCGTCGCGCTGCTGCTCCTGCTCCTCGCCGGGGCCTTCCTCTACGACGTCGCCGCCGTGCGCGCCGGCCGGTCCGCGCTCGGCTGGCGCCGCGACCTGGCCCGGCAGCTCGCCGAACGGCCCGTCGACGACACCTGGGTGCTGGTCGGCGCGGGCGTCGCGGCGGCCCTCGGGCTCTGGCTGCTCGTGCTGGCCCTCACCCCCGGACTGCGCCGGGTGCTGCCGATGCGGCGCACGCATCCGGACGTACGCGCCGGGCTGCACCGGGACGCCGCCGCCACGGTGCTGCGCGACCGGGCCATGGAGGTCTCCGGGGTGCAGTCGGCGCGGGTGCGGATGCGCCGCCGCCGGGCCCGGGTACGGGCGCTGTCGCACTTCCGGGAACTGGACGACGTACGGGCCGACCTGGACGGTGTGCTCGACGACGCGGTGCGCGGCCTCGGTCTGGCCCGGCCGCCCGCCGTGTCGCTGCGGGTTGCGCGCCCCGGACGGAAGGGGTGA
- a CDS encoding ABC-F family ATP-binding cassette domain-containing protein: MISASGIELRAGARVLIESATFRVAKGDRIGLVGRNGAGKTTLTKVLAGEGQPAAGAVTRSGEVGYLPQDPRTGDLDVLARDRILSARGLDTLIRKMRDNEQRIANGQGATREKALKQYERQETEFLTKGGYAAEAEAATIAAALNLPDRVLGQPLHTLSGGQRRRIELARILFSDADTLLLDEPTNHLDADSIIWLRDYLKTYRGGFIVISHDVDLVETVVNKVFYLDANRSQIDVYNMGWRLYQQQREADEKRRKRERQNAEKKASALHSQADKMRAKATKTVAAQNMARRADKLLAGLEAERKSDKVAKLRFPEPAPCGRTPLTAEGLSKSYGSLEIFTDVDLAIDKGSRVVILGLNGAGKTTLLRLLGGVEKPDTGEVIEGHGLKLGYYAQEHETLDPERTVLENMRSANPDLDLVDVRKTLGSFLFSGDDVDKPAGVLSGGEKTRLALATLVVSSANVLLLDEPTNNLDPASREEILGALRTYKGAVVLVTHDEGAVEALQPERIILLPDGVEDLWGADYADLVALA; the protein is encoded by the coding sequence GTGATCTCCGCCTCCGGCATCGAGCTGCGCGCCGGTGCCCGTGTCCTCATCGAGAGCGCCACCTTCCGCGTCGCCAAGGGCGACCGCATCGGCCTGGTCGGCCGCAACGGCGCCGGCAAGACCACTCTCACCAAGGTCCTGGCCGGTGAGGGCCAGCCCGCCGCAGGTGCCGTCACCCGCTCCGGCGAGGTCGGCTACCTCCCGCAGGACCCGCGCACCGGCGACCTCGACGTGCTCGCCCGCGACCGCATCCTGTCCGCCCGCGGCCTGGACACCCTGATCCGCAAGATGCGCGACAACGAGCAGCGCATCGCCAACGGCCAGGGCGCCACCCGTGAGAAGGCGCTCAAGCAGTACGAGCGCCAGGAGACCGAGTTCCTCACCAAGGGCGGATACGCCGCCGAGGCCGAGGCCGCCACCATCGCCGCCGCGCTCAACCTGCCCGACCGGGTGCTCGGCCAGCCCCTGCACACGCTCTCCGGCGGTCAGCGCCGCCGTATCGAGCTGGCCAGGATCCTGTTCTCGGACGCCGACACCCTGCTGCTCGACGAGCCGACCAATCACCTCGACGCCGACTCGATCATCTGGCTGCGCGACTACCTGAAGACCTACCGCGGCGGCTTCATCGTGATCTCCCACGACGTCGACCTGGTCGAGACAGTCGTCAACAAGGTGTTCTACCTGGACGCCAACCGCTCCCAGATCGACGTCTACAACATGGGCTGGCGGCTCTACCAGCAGCAGCGCGAGGCCGACGAGAAGCGCCGCAAGCGCGAGCGTCAGAACGCCGAGAAGAAGGCGTCCGCGCTGCACTCGCAGGCCGACAAGATGCGCGCCAAGGCCACCAAGACCGTCGCCGCGCAGAACATGGCCCGCCGGGCCGACAAGCTGCTGGCCGGCCTGGAGGCCGAGCGGAAGTCCGACAAGGTCGCCAAGCTCCGCTTCCCCGAGCCCGCCCCCTGCGGCAGGACCCCGCTGACCGCCGAGGGACTCTCCAAGTCGTACGGCTCCCTGGAGATCTTCACGGACGTCGACCTGGCCATCGACAAGGGCTCCCGGGTCGTCATCCTCGGCCTCAACGGCGCCGGCAAGACCACGCTGCTGCGCCTGCTCGGCGGCGTGGAGAAGCCCGACACCGGCGAGGTGATCGAGGGGCACGGGCTCAAGCTCGGCTACTACGCGCAGGAGCACGAGACCCTCGACCCCGAGCGCACCGTCCTGGAGAACATGCGCTCGGCCAACCCCGACCTCGACCTCGTCGACGTCCGCAAGACGCTGGGTTCGTTCCTGTTCTCCGGCGACGACGTCGACAAGCCCGCCGGTGTCCTCTCCGGCGGCGAGAAGACCCGCCTCGCCCTGGCCACCCTCGTGGTCTCCTCGGCCAACGTGCTGCTCCTCGACGAGCCCACCAACAACCTCGACCCGGCCAGCCGCGAGGAGATCCTCGGCGCGCTGCGCACCTACAAGGGCGCCGTCGTCCTCGTCACCCACGACGAGGGCGCCGTCGAGGCGCTCCAGCCGGAACGGATCATTCTGCTTCCGGACGGGGTCGAGGACCTGTGGGGCGCCGACTACGCGGATCTCGTCGCCCTCGCTTGA
- a CDS encoding SDR family oxidoreductase: protein MDLGLKDRVYVVTGATRGLGNAAARELVADGAKVVVTGRDEKSVAQAAAALGPDAVGVAADNADPEAAGRLIATARERFGRFDGVLISVGGPPPGFVADTTDEQWQSAFESVFLGAVRLARAAAAELADGGVIGFVLSGSVHEPIPGLTISNGLRPGLAGFAKSLADELGPRGIRVVGLLPGRVDTDRVRELDGLSADPEATRAAAESRIPLRRYGAPEEFGRASAFLLSPAASYITGVMLPVDGGVRHGF from the coding sequence ATGGATCTTGGACTGAAGGACCGGGTGTACGTCGTCACGGGTGCCACCCGGGGCCTGGGCAACGCCGCCGCGCGCGAGCTGGTCGCCGACGGGGCGAAGGTGGTCGTCACGGGGCGGGACGAGAAGAGCGTCGCTCAGGCGGCCGCGGCACTGGGACCGGACGCGGTCGGCGTCGCCGCGGACAACGCCGACCCGGAGGCCGCCGGGCGGCTGATCGCCACCGCCCGTGAGCGCTTCGGCCGTTTCGACGGCGTACTGATCAGCGTGGGCGGGCCGCCGCCCGGGTTCGTCGCCGACACCACGGACGAGCAGTGGCAGTCGGCGTTCGAGTCGGTGTTCCTCGGCGCGGTGCGGCTGGCCCGGGCGGCGGCGGCCGAGCTGGCGGACGGCGGGGTGATCGGGTTCGTGCTGTCGGGCTCGGTGCACGAGCCGATCCCGGGCCTGACCATCTCCAACGGTCTGCGCCCCGGGCTCGCGGGTTTCGCCAAGTCCCTCGCCGACGAGCTGGGCCCGCGCGGCATCCGCGTCGTCGGCCTGCTGCCGGGGCGCGTCGACACCGACCGGGTGCGCGAGCTGGACGGGCTGTCGGCCGACCCGGAGGCGACCAGGGCGGCCGCCGAGTCCCGCATCCCGCTGCGCCGCTACGGCGCCCCGGAGGAGTTCGGCCGCGCGTCGGCGTTCCTGCTCTCCCCCGCGGCGTCGTACATCACGGGCGTGATGCTGCCGGTGGACGGCGGCGTGCGGCACGGGTTCTGA
- a CDS encoding VOC family protein produces MTGNAGNSPSICPTLRYADAKAAIRQLTEAFGFTELAVYEGEDGSVAHAELAQGNGAVMLGSKGSGSRFDEAMKGGGPTGVYVVVADVDAHHRRAVEHGAEILMPPTDQDYGSRDYMARDLEGNVWSFGTYAPEVRG; encoded by the coding sequence ATGACAGGCAACGCGGGCAACAGCCCCAGCATCTGCCCGACGCTCCGGTACGCGGACGCCAAGGCGGCGATCCGGCAGCTCACCGAGGCCTTCGGCTTCACCGAACTCGCGGTGTACGAGGGCGAGGACGGCTCGGTGGCCCACGCCGAGCTGGCCCAGGGCAACGGCGCGGTGATGCTCGGCTCCAAGGGCAGCGGCAGCCGCTTCGACGAGGCGATGAAGGGCGGCGGCCCCACGGGGGTGTACGTCGTGGTGGCGGACGTCGACGCCCATCACCGGCGGGCGGTGGAGCACGGCGCGGAGATCCTGATGCCCCCGACCGACCAGGACTACGGCTCGCGGGACTACATGGCCCGCGACCTGGAGGGCAACGTCTGGAGCTTCGGGACGTACGCGCCGGAGGTACGCGGGTAG